CCGTAACTTTATCACCTGGTAAAATACGAATGTAGTTCATTCTAATCTTTCCAGAAACATGCGCGAGCACAATATGGCCGTTTTCAAGTTCTACCTTGAACATTGCATTGGGCAACGTCTCAGCGATTACTCCTTCAATTTCAATAACGTCGTCTTTCGCCATCTTCTTACCTCCTCACATTATTTCAAGCTAATTAATTACGATTTGTCTAAGCAATATTATTTTACACTAACTACAATATTATAGCATAGTATCAAGCTTTTGCAAAGAAAATACTTACTATTAATCAACTATATTAACCAATGATGTCTTGAACTTCTTGGAATAAATCTTCGATCTCAGTTTCACCATTAAGTGTGTGGAGTAAACCTTTTTCAGAGTAAAACTCAATAATTGGTTTGGATTGTTCTTGATTAATGCGAATACGGTTTTCAACTGTTTCCGGCTTATCGTCTTCTCGTTGATACAGGTCAGTGCTTCCGCAACGATCACAAACTCCCTCTACTTTTGGTGGATGGTTAAGTTTGTGGTATGTCGCACCGCAATTACGGCAGATCAAGCGACCAGTCAAACGAGCCATTAAAACATCTGGGTTTACTTCAATATTGATGACAGCATCAATCTGACGACCCAATTCAGTCATAATGTTATCCAAAGCTACGGCTTGGTCCATTGTGCGGGGGAACCCGTCCAATAAGAAACCATTTTTCGTATCTTCTTCTTGCAGACGTTCCTTAACAATACCATTTGTCACTTCATCAGGAACAAGTTCACCTTTGTCCATAAAAGACTTGGCTTCTAGTCCTAATGCAGTTTCATTTTTCATTGCCGCACGGAACATATCTCCAGTAGAAATATGTGGAATACCATACTTGTCAATAATACGTTCAGCTTGTGTTCCTTTCCCTGCTCCAGGAAGTCCTGTAATAATCAGGTTTTTCTTCATTTTTACTCGTCTCCTTTTATACAATTGCAAGTGTGTTCGGGGCTAACCCCGTACACATCTTACTTTTGAATAAATCCTTGATAATTGCGTTTCACCATTCGTCCTTCAATTTGTCTTGCGGTATCCAATGCGGTTCCGATAACAATTAAAAGACTAGTTCCACCAAGAGCTAATGAGTCTGGTAGGTTCCATAATGCAGAAGCAACAATAGGCAAGAGAGCAATCAATCCGAGGAACACAGCGCCAACTGTACTTAAGCGCATCAACAAGCTTGTAATATATTCTTCGGTTCCTCTACCAGGGCGAACACTCGGGATGTAAGCTCCTGACTTTTGTAAATTCTCGGCCATTTTCTCAGGGTTAATTTGAATTAGCGCATAGAAATACGTGAACACGACAATCAGAATTGTATAAATAGCAGCTCCAATTGGTTCACGGAAATTGACTAATGTATTAACCACTTGATACCAAGTTGCCTCACTATGATTCGCTGCAAAGAATCCTAAGATTGTTTGCGGAGTCATCATGAATGAACTGGCAAAAATAACCGGAATAACTCCAGCAGAGTTGATTTTTAACGGTAAGTGAGCTGCTTGGTTTGACCCAGTTGCTCGTTTAGAATACTGAACTGGTATTCTTCTTTCCGCTTGTTGAATATAAACAACAAAAATAACAACTAATAACATTGCTACAAGTAAGGCTACTGTAAAAATGATGTTGGTTGTCAGTTCACTTGAATTGACAAAACGATCTTCATAGAAAGTAATTAAATCGGCTGGAATACGAGCAACAATACCAGAGAAGATAATCAGAGAAGTTCCATTACCAATCCCATTCATTGTTATCGCATCACCGATAAAGATTACTAGCATCGAACCTGCAGTCATAATCAACGCTATCATGAGATAGGTTTCTAATCCTGGGTTGCGAACTAATCCTAAGTTGGATAATTGGTTAAAACCAATTGAAATCCCGATTGATTGTACAAATGCAAGAACAACTGCTAAGTACTTTGTTGCTTGATTCAACTTCCTTCTACCAACTTCACCTTGTTTAGACCATTCCGTGAATTTCGGAATAATATCCATTTGTAAGAGTTGAATGACAATAGAAGAAGTGATATAAGGCGAGACACCCATTGCGAAGATAGAGTACTGACTAAGTGCTCCACCTCCAAAAGTGTTCAATAGGCTAAATAAGCCTATTGATGCCAAGTTTTGAATGGCACCCGCATTCACACCAGGTACAGTAATATGAGTTCCGATACGGAAAACAATCAACATACCAAGTGTAAAGAAAATTCTGTTTCTAATGTCCTTCACCTGAAATGCATTTTTCAGAAGCGCAAACATTAGATCACCTCAACAGTTCCACCGGCAGCTTCAATCGCTTCTTTCGCTGCTTCGGAGAATTTATGAGCTTTAACGTTCAATTTCTTCTCAACCGCACCTTTTGCTAAAACTTTGATGCCGGATTTTTCATCACGTACAACGCCGCTTTCAACAAGTAATGCCGGTGTTACTTCTGTACCTTCTTCGAAACGGTTTAAAGTATCTAGGTTTACAACAGCATATTCTTTACGATTGATGTTTGTAAATCCACGTTTAGGGATACGACGGAACAATGGTTGTTGTCCACCTTCGAAGCCTAATCTTACTCCACCACCTGAACGAGCTTTTTGACCTTTATGTCCACGTCCAGATGTTTTTCCGTTTCCTGATGAAGATCCACGACCTACACGGTTACGTACTTTACGAGATCCTTCTGTTGGTTTTAATTCATGAAGTTTCATAGTAACTGGGCACCTCCTTCGTTATAGATTGAATTATTTAACTTCTTCTACTTCTACTAAATGGCTAACTGTGTTAATCATGCCTTTGATTGCATCATTAGCAGGTTTTACAGCAGTTTTACCAACTTTTGTTAATCCTAAAGCCTTCAAAGTATCTTTTTGGTTTTGAGGACGTCCAATTGAGCTACGTACTAAAGTAATCTTTAATTCTGCCATCTTGTATATCCTCCTTAACCTTTAATTTCTTCTACGGATTTACCACGTAATGCAGCAACATCCTCGATTTTTTTCAATTGTTCTAGACCATTAACAGTTGCACGAACCATGTTAATTGGAGTGCTTGAACCTAATGATTTAGAAGTAATATCAGCGATACCTGCTAATTCGATGACCGCACGAACAGGACCTCCAGCTGATACTCCAGAACCGGCAACAGCAGGTTTCAACATTACGTTACCACCGCTATAACGACCGATTACTTCGTGAGGAATTGTTGTTCCTGTAATTGGTACTTCAATCATGTTTTTCTTAGCAGCTTCGATAGCTTTACGGATTGCTTCTGGAACTTCGTTAGCTTTCCCTGTACCGAAACCAACATGTCCATTTCTATCTCCGACAACAACTAAAGCAGCAAAACGTAATTTACGTCCACCTTTAACAACTTTAGTTACACGGTTAATCGCAACAACGCGATCTTCAATATCTAAATGAGTTGGGTCAATATATACCATATGTAGGCATCCTCCTTTTCTTAGAAATCTAGTCCGTTTTCACGGGCAGCTTCAGCTAATGTTTGTACACGTCCGTGGTATAAGTATCCTCCACGGTCAAATACTACTGATTTCAAACCTTTTTCAGTTGCGCGTTCAGCGATAACTTTACCTACAACTGCGGCTTGTTCTGTTTTAGTAGCTGCTTCAGATGCATCTTTTTTACTTGAGGCACTTGCCAGCGTCACACCCGCTACGTCATCAACTAATTGAGCGTAGATGTGTTTGTTAGAACGGAATACGTTCAAGCGTGGGCACTCAGCAGTACCAGAGATTTTTCTTCTTACGCGAGCATGTCTTGACTGGCGTGTTTTGTTTTTATCTGGTTTATTAATCACAATTGTCACCTCTTTTATTTAAGTGTATTAACTTGCTTTAAGAAGAAACTGGCTATTATTTACCAGTTTTACCTTCTTTACGACGGATGATTTCGTCAGAGTACTTGATACCTTTGCCTTTGTATGGCTCTGGTGGGCGTACAGCGCGAACGTTAGCTGCTAGAGCGCCAACTTTTTCTTTGTCGTAACCAGAAATAGTGATTTTTGTATTAGCGTTAACTTCTACAGTTACACCTTCTTCTGGAGTGAATTCTACTGGATGAGAGTAACCAACGTTCAATACAAGTTTGTTACCTTGTAATTGAGCACGGTACCCAACCCCAATTAATTCTAGATCTTTCTTAAATCCTTCAGATACACCAACAACCATGTTGCTGAATAGCGCACGAGTTGTTCCGTGAATAGATTTTGTGAACTTTTCTTCGTTTGCACGAGTAAATGTAGCAGTGTTTCCTTCTACATTGATAGTGATTAGCTCACTGAAAGTTTGTGTCAATTCGCCTTTAGGACCTTTGACTGTTACTGTGTTTCCATCTTGAGCAATGGTTACGCCAGCTGGAATTTCGACTTGTTTATTACCAATACGACTCACAGGGCTGCACCTCCTTGTTTTAGTTAGGGTAGGAAGAATGGATTACCAAACGTAAGCCAATACTTCTCCACCAATATTTTTAGCTCTTGCTTCTTTATCTGTGACAACACCTTCAGAAGTGGATACGATAGCGATTCCTAAGCCGTTTAATACGCGAGGAACTTCGCCGCTTTTCGCAAACACACGCAAACCTGGTTTAGAGATGCGTTTTAGTCCAGTGATAACACGTTCGTTATTTGCACCATATTTTAAGAAAACACGGATAACGTTTTGTTTGTCGTCTTCAATGACTTCAAAGTTTTTAATGAATCCTTCATTTTTAAGGATCTTAGCGATTTCTACTTTCATATTAGAAGCAGGAACTTCTAGGCTTGCATGGCGAACCATGTTAGCGTTACGAATACGAGTAAGGAAATCTGCGATTGGATCTGTCATAACCATTAACATTTACCTCCTTCTTACGGGTATGGCTGATTACCAGCTTGCTTTCTTCATGCCAGGGATTTGTCCTTTATAAGCTAGTTCACGCAAACAAATGCGGCACAATTTGAACTTACGGTAAACAGAATGCGGACGTCCACAACGTTCACAACGTGTATATTCTTGCGTTGAGAATTTAGCTGGGCGTTTGTTTTTAGCGATCATTGATTTTTTAGCCACTTAATTTTGCTCCCTTCGCTTATTTTTGGAATGGCATTCCTAATTGAGTCAATAATTCTCTTGATTCTTCATCTGTGTTAGCAGTAGTTACGATAACGATATCCATACCACGTACTTTGTCAACTCTATCGTAGTCAACTTCAGGGAAAATCAATTGTTCTTTAACACCTAAAGTGTAGTTTCCACGTCCATCAAAAGAACGTTTGCTAATACCACGGAAATCACGTACACGTGGTAATGAAACTGTTACTAGTTTGTCTAAGAATTCGTACATTCTTTCGCCACGTAAAGTAACTTTAGCACCAATTGCCATACCTTCACGTAAACGGAATGCAGCGATTGATTTTTTAGCATGAGTGATAACTGGTTTTTGACCAGAGATCAATGTTAGCTCTTCAACTGCTTTTTCTAGATTTTTAGCGTTTGCTACAGCGTCACCAACACCCATGTTGATAACAATTTTTTCAACTTTAGGAACTTCCATGACAGAAGTGTAGTTGAATTTTTCCACCAATGAAGGTGTGATTTCTTTTGTATATTTTTCTTTCAAACGGTTCATCTAAAAGATCCTCCTTCCTTCAATGATTAGTCGATAATGTTTCCAGTTTTTTTAGAAACACGGACTTTCTTATCGTCTTCAACTTTATAGCCTACTTTAGTAGGTTCACCAGTCTTAGGATCAATCAACATTACATTAGACACATGAATTGGCGCTTCTTCTTCAAGAATACCACCAGTCAAGTTGCTTTGTGAAGCTTTACGATGTTTCTTCACAATGTTAATGCCTTCAACGATCACGCGGTCTTTTTTAGGTAGAGTTTTTAGGATCGTTCCTTCTTTACCTTTATCTTTACCAGTAATCACTTTAACTTTATCGCCAGTTTTTACGTGCATGAGTTGTTGCACCTCCTTCAATTCTTACGATTCTTACAATACTTCTGGAGCTAGAGAAACAATCTTCATGTAGTTGTTGTCACGTAATTCACGAGCAACAGGTCCAAAGATACGTGTTCCACGTGGGCTCTTGTCATCACGGATAATTACGCATGCATTTTCATCGAACTTGATGTATGAACCGTCTTTACGGTGTGCACCAGTTTTAGTACGAACGATAACAGCTTTAACAACTTCACCTTTTTTGACAACGCCACCGGGTGTTGCTTGTTTTACTGTTGCAACAATAACATCACCAATGTTTGCGTATTTACGGCCAGATCCACCCAATACTTTAATAGCTAAGACTTCTCTTGCTCCTGAGTTATCGGCAACTTTCAAACGACTTTCTGTTTGGATCACTTTAGTATCCTCCTTCCGGATCAGGAATTATTTCTTGTTTTTTATAAAAATTAGATAATCACAGACTCTTCTACAATCTCCATCAAACGGAAGTTTTTAGTAGCAGATAGCGGACGAGTTTCCATGATTTTTACGATATCACCAAGTTTTGCTTGATTGTTTTCGTCATGTGCTTTGTACTTTTTAGAGTATCTTACACGTTTACCGTATGTAGGATGGTTTTTGTAAGTAGATACTTCTACTACAATTGTTTTATCCATTTTGTCAGAGACAACACGGCCTTGGTAGACTTTACGTTTATTACGTTGTTCAGTCATTTTTTAGTACCCTCCTTTGCTGAATTACTGATTTTGCAACTCTTGACGCAATACTGTTTTAATGCGTGCAATTGATTTGCGAACTTCTTTAAGGCGGGCAGTGTTTTCAAGTTGCCCTGTAGCAAGTTGGAATCGTAGATTGAAAAGCTCTTCTTTGAATGCTTTTTCTTTCTCAATCATTTCAGCAGTGGATAAGTCTTTGATTTCATTAGCCTTCATTCGATTCACCACCAATTTCTGTACGTTTTACGATTTTAGTTTTGATTGGCAATTTATGAGATGCCAAACGCAAAGCTTCACGTGCTACTTCTTCAGGTACGCCGCCAACTTCAAACATGATTTTGCCGCGTTTTACAGGAGATACCCAGCCTTCTGGAGCACCTTTACCTTTACCCATACGAACACCAATAGCTTTAGATGTATATGATTTGTGAGGGAAGATTTTAATCCAAACTTTCCCACCACGTTTCATGTAACGAGTCATAGCAATACGGGCTGCTTCGATTTGACGGTTAGTGATCCATTTTGAATCAACAGCTTGCAAACCAAATTCACCAAAAACAATTTCTTTTCCACCTTTTGCTTCTCCGCGCATTTTTCCACGGAATTCACGACGGTGTTTTACACGTTTAGGTACTAACATTGGTTATTTCCCTCCTTTCTCAGATTTACGTTCTGGCAATACTTCACCACGGGAAATCCAAACTTTAACGCCTAGTTTACCGTAAGTAGTGTCAGCTTCTTCCCATGCATAGTCAATGTCTGCACGAAGAGTATGCAAAGGAACAGTTCCTTCAGAATGAGTTTCTGAACGAGCCATATCTGCTCCGTTCAAACGACCAGAAACCATAGTTTTGATACCATGAGCTCCAGCTCTCATTGTACGTTGGATAGCTTGTTTTTGTGCGCGACGGAAAGCAACACGGTTTTCTAATTGTCTTGCAATTCCTTCTCCCACTAATTTAGCATCCAAGTCTGCTTTTTTAATCTCAACGATGTTAATATGAACACGTTTGTTTGTTAAAGTGTTTAGAGCTTTACGTAGTTTTTCTACTTCAGATCCACCTTTACCGATAACCATTCCTGGTTTAGCAGTATGGATTGAAATATTAACACGGTTAGCTGCACGTTCGATTTCTACGCGAGAAACAGATGCTTCTTTTAAGTTAGTTTCGATATGTTTACGAATCTTTAAATCTTCATGTAAGAAATCAGCGAAATCTTTTTCTGCGTACCATTTAGCATCCCAATCACGGATAATGCCAACACGCATTCCTATTGGATTAATTTTTTGACCCACAGATTATCCCTCCTTCTTTTCTGATACCACGATTGTAATGTGGCTTGTACGTTTCAAAATTTGTGAAGCGGATCCTTTAGCACGAGGACGGAAGCGTTTCATTGTTGGTCCTTCGTTCACATAAGCTTCACTTACTACCAAGTTTTCAATATCTAAATCATAGTTATGTTCCGCATTAGCAATTGCTGACATTAACACTTTTTCGACTGCAGGTGATGCAGAGCGTGGTGTAAATTTCAGAATGGAGATTGCTTCTCCAATACTTTTTCCTCTGATAAGATCCACTACTAGACGAACCTTACGAGGTGCGATACGGACAGTTTTAGCAGTTGCTTTTGCAGCTGTAATTTGTTCTGCCATTTTAATTCCTCCCCTCGTAATTAACGACGACCTGTTTTCTTATCGTCAGCCGCGTGTCCGCGGTATGTTCTTGTTGGAGCGAACTCCCCTAATTTGTGTCCTACCATATCTTCTTGAATGTATACAGGGACATGTTTTCTTCCATCATATACTGCAATCGTTTGGCCGATGAATTGTGGGAAAATTGTTGAACGGCGTGACCAAGTTTTAATAACTTGTTTTTTCTCGCTCTTAGCAGCAACTTCCACTTTCTTCATAAGATGTTCATCGACGAAAGGTCCTTTTTTCAAACTACGACCCATGGTGAAGCCTCCTTTCGGTTCTCTTCTATCTGTATCATACATTTGATTGTATTAAT
This genomic interval from Jeotgalibaca arthritidis contains the following:
- the rplF gene encoding 50S ribosomal protein L6, with amino-acid sequence MSRIGNKQVEIPAGVTIAQDGNTVTVKGPKGELTQTFSELITINVEGNTATFTRANEEKFTKSIHGTTRALFSNMVVGVSEGFKKDLELIGVGYRAQLQGNKLVLNVGYSHPVEFTPEEGVTVEVNANTKITISGYDKEKVGALAANVRAVRPPEPYKGKGIKYSDEIIRRKEGKTGK
- the infA gene encoding translation initiation factor IF-1 produces the protein MAKDDVIEIEGVIAETLPNAMFKVELENGHIVLAHVSGKIRMNYIRILPGDKVTVELSPYDLTRGRITYRFK
- the rpsQ gene encoding 30S ribosomal protein S17, giving the protein MTEQRNKRKVYQGRVVSDKMDKTIVVEVSTYKNHPTYGKRVRYSKKYKAHDENNQAKLGDIVKIMETRPLSATKNFRLMEIVEESVII
- the rplX gene encoding 50S ribosomal protein L24, which translates into the protein MHVKTGDKVKVITGKDKGKEGTILKTLPKKDRVIVEGINIVKKHRKASQSNLTGGILEEEAPIHVSNVMLIDPKTGEPTKVGYKVEDDKKVRVSKKTGNIID
- the rplR gene encoding 50S ribosomal protein L18, coding for MINKPDKNKTRQSRHARVRRKISGTAECPRLNVFRSNKHIYAQLVDDVAGVTLASASSKKDASEAATKTEQAAVVGKVIAERATEKGLKSVVFDRGGYLYHGRVQTLAEAARENGLDF
- the rpmC gene encoding 50S ribosomal protein L29, with translation MKANEIKDLSTAEMIEKEKAFKEELFNLRFQLATGQLENTARLKEVRKSIARIKTVLRQELQNQ
- the rpsH gene encoding 30S ribosomal protein S8: MVMTDPIADFLTRIRNANMVRHASLEVPASNMKVEIAKILKNEGFIKNFEVIEDDKQNVIRVFLKYGANNERVITGLKRISKPGLRVFAKSGEVPRVLNGLGIAIVSTSEGVVTDKEARAKNIGGEVLAYVW
- the rpsS gene encoding 30S ribosomal protein S19; the encoded protein is MGRSLKKGPFVDEHLMKKVEVAAKSEKKQVIKTWSRRSTIFPQFIGQTIAVYDGRKHVPVYIQEDMVGHKLGEFAPTRTYRGHAADDKKTGRR
- the rpmD gene encoding 50S ribosomal protein L30, with protein sequence MAELKITLVRSSIGRPQNQKDTLKALGLTKVGKTAVKPANDAIKGMINTVSHLVEVEEVK
- a CDS encoding adenylate kinase, which encodes MKKNLIITGLPGAGKGTQAERIIDKYGIPHISTGDMFRAAMKNETALGLEAKSFMDKGELVPDEVTNGIVKERLQEEDTKNGFLLDGFPRTMDQAVALDNIMTELGRQIDAVINIEVNPDVLMARLTGRLICRNCGATYHKLNHPPKVEGVCDRCGSTDLYQREDDKPETVENRIRINQEQSKPIIEFYSEKGLLHTLNGETEIEDLFQEVQDIIG
- the rpsC gene encoding 30S ribosomal protein S3, whose product is MGQKINPIGMRVGIIRDWDAKWYAEKDFADFLHEDLKIRKHIETNLKEASVSRVEIERAANRVNISIHTAKPGMVIGKGGSEVEKLRKALNTLTNKRVHINIVEIKKADLDAKLVGEGIARQLENRVAFRRAQKQAIQRTMRAGAHGIKTMVSGRLNGADMARSETHSEGTVPLHTLRADIDYAWEEADTTYGKLGVKVWISRGEVLPERKSEKGGK
- the secY gene encoding preprotein translocase subunit SecY, with the translated sequence MFALLKNAFQVKDIRNRIFFTLGMLIVFRIGTHITVPGVNAGAIQNLASIGLFSLLNTFGGGALSQYSIFAMGVSPYITSSIVIQLLQMDIIPKFTEWSKQGEVGRRKLNQATKYLAVVLAFVQSIGISIGFNQLSNLGLVRNPGLETYLMIALIMTAGSMLVIFIGDAITMNGIGNGTSLIIFSGIVARIPADLITFYEDRFVNSSELTTNIIFTVALLVAMLLVVIFVVYIQQAERRIPVQYSKRATGSNQAAHLPLKINSAGVIPVIFASSFMMTPQTILGFFAANHSEATWYQVVNTLVNFREPIGAAIYTILIVVFTYFYALIQINPEKMAENLQKSGAYIPSVRPGRGTEEYITSLLMRLSTVGAVFLGLIALLPIVASALWNLPDSLALGGTSLLIVIGTALDTARQIEGRMVKRNYQGFIQK
- a CDS encoding type Z 30S ribosomal protein S14 — protein: MAKKSMIAKNKRPAKFSTQEYTRCERCGRPHSVYRKFKLCRICLRELAYKGQIPGMKKASW
- the rplO gene encoding 50S ribosomal protein L15, coding for MKLHELKPTEGSRKVRNRVGRGSSSGNGKTSGRGHKGQKARSGGGVRLGFEGGQQPLFRRIPKRGFTNINRKEYAVVNLDTLNRFEEGTEVTPALLVESGVVRDEKSGIKVLAKGAVEKKLNVKAHKFSEAAKEAIEAAGGTVEVI
- the rplN gene encoding 50S ribosomal protein L14; this translates as MIQTESRLKVADNSGAREVLAIKVLGGSGRKYANIGDVIVATVKQATPGGVVKKGEVVKAVIVRTKTGAHRKDGSYIKFDENACVIIRDDKSPRGTRIFGPVARELRDNNYMKIVSLAPEVL
- the rplE gene encoding 50S ribosomal protein L5; the encoded protein is MNRLKEKYTKEITPSLVEKFNYTSVMEVPKVEKIVINMGVGDAVANAKNLEKAVEELTLISGQKPVITHAKKSIAAFRLREGMAIGAKVTLRGERMYEFLDKLVTVSLPRVRDFRGISKRSFDGRGNYTLGVKEQLIFPEVDYDRVDKVRGMDIVIVTTANTDEESRELLTQLGMPFQK
- the rplP gene encoding 50S ribosomal protein L16 produces the protein MLVPKRVKHRREFRGKMRGEAKGGKEIVFGEFGLQAVDSKWITNRQIEAARIAMTRYMKRGGKVWIKIFPHKSYTSKAIGVRMGKGKGAPEGWVSPVKRGKIMFEVGGVPEEVAREALRLASHKLPIKTKIVKRTEIGGESNEG
- the rpsE gene encoding 30S ribosomal protein S5 translates to MVYIDPTHLDIEDRVVAINRVTKVVKGGRKLRFAALVVVGDRNGHVGFGTGKANEVPEAIRKAIEAAKKNMIEVPITGTTIPHEVIGRYSGGNVMLKPAVAGSGVSAGGPVRAVIELAGIADITSKSLGSSTPINMVRATVNGLEQLKKIEDVAALRGKSVEEIKG
- the rplV gene encoding 50S ribosomal protein L22 produces the protein MAEQITAAKATAKTVRIAPRKVRLVVDLIRGKSIGEAISILKFTPRSASPAVEKVLMSAIANAEHNYDLDIENLVVSEAYVNEGPTMKRFRPRAKGSASQILKRTSHITIVVSEKKEG